AACACGTCGACCCCTCCCCGGATCAACTGCCGGAGGGCTTGCGCCGAGTCACTCGCGGGGCCGACGGTGGCCACGATTTTAGTTTTTCTCATCTGTGGCGGCTCTCAATGCACGAAGGAGCAAAAAGCGAAAGAGATATCCACGAAGGGGCACGAAGGACGACGAAGGGACACCAAGAAAACTAGCCCGCATTTCTCACCAGGGGGCGTGATGATGGCGCAGGCATTTTCCCCTCAGCGCGTGCTCGGGAGCGAAGAGCGTAGCGGCCACTACGGTCGAGCGAGCATGGATGCGCTGAGGGGAAAAGGACAAGCCAGGGCGCGCCCAGCACCGTGTGTAAGCTGAAGACTCCATACAAAGCGCTGCAAGACGTTAAAGACCAACACTTTTCTACCGTAGGCTCAGCGGCCTGGTGAGATATGCGGGCTAGAGGAGCCTATTGCAAGATTCGGCAGCGGGACGTTTGCCGGGAATGGCCACCAAAGGCACAAGAACACATGTTGTGACTTTTGTGCTTTTTGTGGTTAGACAGCATTCTTCACGAGGCCGCGCCCGATGATGAATCCTCAATCTGGGAGAAAAGGGTAGGTTCCGTGTCGCGAGCCGGTGATTTGCGGCTCCGGGTTGTTTTGCTGCGGGTGGTCTTCTTCCGGGCAGTCGTGGTCTTCCTGCGACGTTTGGGGGCGGCGCCGCCGTCCGAGTCCGGCTCGGTCGTGGGTGCGGCAGCCCCGCTCAGCAGGGGTGCGTCGGCGGGCGGCGCTTCCACCGGGGATGCTTCTTCCACTGAAGTCCGCCCTCCCGCGGCAGGAGCCGCCGCGGTCGCCAGGCTCTCCGGAGGCTGCTCCGGTGAATCAGCGGGAACCTCGGCCGGCGCAGCTTCTTCGGCCGCTTTGGAGGCAGACTTCCTGCTACCGGCGGTGCGGCTCCTGGGAGAGCGCCGGCGGGGACGCGCCGCTTTCTTTTCAACCGTGGGAGATGGCTCGGTGGATTGTTCGGCCGCGGTGGTTTCCCCCGGGGAGGGCTCCTGCACCGAAGCCTGCTCCCCGGCGGCAGAGGGATCTGCGGCCGTTGCGCTTTCTGCAGGCTTTTCCGGTGGGGCAGGGGCGATCTCGGCTGCTGGGGCCACCTCGGTTGCCTCGGGAGCGGACTGCTTGCTCGCGGCGCCACGCCTCCTGGGAGAGCGCCGGCGTGGCCGCGCCGTTTTCTTTTCAACCGTGGGAGACGACTCGGTGGATTGTTCGGCCGCGGTGGTTTCCCCCGGGGAGGGCTCCTGCACCGAAGCCTGCTCCTCCTCGGGAGATGGCGGCGTGGCCGATGCGCTCTCTACGGGCTGCTCCGGTGGGGCCGAAGCGATCTCGGCTGCCGGGGGCACCTCGGCTTCCTCGGCAGTGGACTGCTTGCTCCCGGCGCTGGGACTCCTGGGAGAGCGCCGGCGTGGCCGCGCCGTTTTCTTTTCAACCGGAGGAGACGACTCGGTGGATTGTTCGGCTGAGGCGGTTTCCCCCGCGGAGGAGCTCTCCGCCGGAGCCTCGGGTGTTTTCGTAAAGGCCTGGGGCGCCGGATCGCTCCGAGGTTCGGTGGGTGCGGTTTCAACGGGAGGCTGAGGATCGGTCCTGGCGTTCTCTCGAGCACCTTGCCGGCGACCGCGGGACGAGCGGGTTCTGGTCGGCGCACTGCTCTTGCCGGCCGGCGGCGGGCTTTCGCCCCCGGAGGGAGTGGACTCCGCCTTTTCTTCGGAAGGCGCCTCAGTCCCGGTGCCATCCCCGCTCAAAGTCACGATATAGCCGCCGCTCTTTTGGTCCTTGGTCAACTGGAGCAGCTTGTTTTCGGCGGCGTCCTCCAACAGGCGGGAGAAGCTCGGGTATCCGAAGTAGGCCTCATTGAAAGAGGGCAACTTTCGGACCAGCGTCTGCTTGATGACGGAACCGTAGATGAACTCCTTGCCTTCGCGCTGTAGCGCCTCAAAGGTTTCGACAACCAGACGCAGGGCCTCGGCTTTCTTGCGAGGCAATCCATTCAGCTTGGGAGCCAGGGTCGTGTTTTCGGTGGAGGGCCGCACCAGGTCTTCATAAAAGATGAACTCGTCGCAGTTGTTGATCAACAGATCGGAGGAGGACTGCTTGACTCCCATCCCGATGACGTAGCGGCCATTCTCCCGCAGCTTGGAGACCAGCGGGGAAAAGTCGCTGTCCCCGGAAACCAGGACGAAGGTATCGATGTGGTCCCGTTGGTAAGACAGGTCCAGCGCATCCACCACCATTCGAATGTCGGCGCTGTTCTTGCCGCTGTAACGGCTCTGCGGCACATCGATCAACTCGATAGCGGCTTGATGAAAGGCCCTCTTGAATTCGGCGTAGCGATGCCAGTCGGAGTAGGCGCGCTTGACGGTGATCTTGCCCTTCTCGACCAGCCGCTTGAGGACGAGGTCGATGTCGAAATTGCCGTATCGACTTTCGCGGACACCCATGGCCACGTTCTCAAAGTCGATGAAGACGGCAATTTTTCGTTCGTCGATCTGCATGTGGGTTCGGCGCTAGTGTAACCCAGCCATGAACCTAACACAATGACCGGTGAGAAATGTGGGCCAGGTTGAAGGGTAAGACCGGGGGCCGGGCCGGGCGATACTGCAGGTTATCCGTCGGCCGGCTGACAGGTCGGAATGGCGGGGGTCATCCGGACATTGCCTGCCTCTCGATCCTGCCTGGAACGGGAAGCAGGTGGTTTTCGGGCGCCAGATCCAGCCGGGAGAGTTCCTGCAGAAAACCGATGCGGGCTGGTTGGACCCGATCGAGATAGGAGGCCTTGATTGCGTCGAAGTCCGCGATGGTTCGCTGGCAGCCCCTGGCCAACCTCATCCTGCCTTTTTGGGTCAGGTACCGCCGGTGGGATTCCAGTTGGACGATCAGTACGCTATAGTCGTGGGCCCAACCGATGACGTCCTGCAGATCCTTGGCCAGCCTGATCCCCCCGCCGAACCGCTGGTCGTAAGCTGCATTCAGGAGTTCCAGGCGGTATCGCAGTTTCTTGGTGTTGATCCTGAGTTCATGCAAACGCGCTTCGTACTCCTCCCCTGAGGGCGCCGCCTCGAAGGCGAAGATCTTGGCGACGTTCTGCCTGAGATCCCTGGTGCTGATACTGAGAAAACCCTCGAACTCCAGTTCCTGGCCCACCTGGGTAAGCAACGAGGGTCTGGACCGGCTCGTGCGAGCGGTTTCGGCAAACCGGCTCAGCATGTTTTCGAGGGCGCCCCGGTCGATCTTGCCCACCTGCTTGAGCATCTTTCGCCGCTGGCGCGCCTGTTCAAATTCAAAAATCTCCAGCAGGTACTCATGGGTGGTGCTCAGGATCGGTGACGGTCCGGGTTGGTAGGCCGCCAGCAGACTGAGGTTGACATCGGTTTCCCGGGGCCGTCCCAGGACCCGGGTGATGTTCCTGACCGATGAAAGAACCTTCTTCAGCTTTCTGGGAGCATAAAAGGCGTTGAACACCCGAAAGCACTCGCGCAGCCTGCGGGAGGCCACCCGCATATCGTGAAGGTGCTCGATATCCTTCCCCTCTCGAGTGCCGGCAGCCTGGGAAAACATGGCTCTCACCCAAAAGAGGGCCGACTCCGCCGCGAAGCCGC
This genomic window from Acidobacteriota bacterium contains:
- a CDS encoding NYN domain-containing protein, whose protein sequence is MQIDERKIAVFIDFENVAMGVRESRYGNFDIDLVLKRLVEKGKITVKRAYSDWHRYAEFKRAFHQAAIELIDVPQSRYSGKNSADIRMVVDALDLSYQRDHIDTFVLVSGDSDFSPLVSKLRENGRYVIGMGVKQSSSDLLINNCDEFIFYEDLVRPSTENTTLAPKLNGLPRKKAEALRLVVETFEALQREGKEFIYGSVIKQTLVRKLPSFNEAYFGYPSFSRLLEDAAENKLLQLTKDQKSGGYIVTLSGDGTGTEAPSEEKAESTPSGGESPPPAGKSSAPTRTRSSRGRRQGARENARTDPQPPVETAPTEPRSDPAPQAFTKTPEAPAESSSAGETASAEQSTESSPPVEKKTARPRRRSPRSPSAGSKQSTAEEAEVPPAAEIASAPPEQPVESASATPPSPEEEQASVQEPSPGETTAAEQSTESSPTVEKKTARPRRRSPRRRGAASKQSAPEATEVAPAAEIAPAPPEKPAESATAADPSAAGEQASVQEPSPGETTAAEQSTEPSPTVEKKAARPRRRSPRSRTAGSRKSASKAAEEAAPAEVPADSPEQPPESLATAAAPAAGGRTSVEEASPVEAPPADAPLLSGAAAPTTEPDSDGGAAPKRRRKTTTARKKTTRSKTTRSRKSPARDTEPTLFSQIEDSSSGAAS
- a CDS encoding CHAD domain-containing protein, encoding MKTGITLKNKDIRGFAAESALFWVRAMFSQAAGTREGKDIEHLHDMRVASRRLRECFRVFNAFYAPRKLKKVLSSVRNITRVLGRPRETDVNLSLLAAYQPGPSPILSTTHEYLLEIFEFEQARQRRKMLKQVGKIDRGALENMLSRFAETARTSRSRPSLLTQVGQELEFEGFLSISTRDLRQNVAKIFAFEAAPSGEEYEARLHELRINTKKLRYRLELLNAAYDQRFGGGIRLAKDLQDVIGWAHDYSVLIVQLESHRRYLTQKGRMRLARGCQRTIADFDAIKASYLDRVQPARIGFLQELSRLDLAPENHLLPVPGRIERQAMSG